One stretch of Cervus canadensis isolate Bull #8, Minnesota chromosome 5, ASM1932006v1, whole genome shotgun sequence DNA includes these proteins:
- the LOC122442122 gene encoding olfactory receptor 1J4-like — MRRENQSSISEFLLLGLPIRPEQQGIFFALFLGVYLTTVLGNLLIVLLIRLDPHLHTPMYFFLSHLALTDISFSSVTVPKMLMNMQTQHQSISYVGCVTQTYFFLFFTDLDDFLLTSMAYDRYVAICHPLHYSTTLGQGLCILLVTVSWILSCASALCHTLLLTQVSFCADHTIPHFFCDLDALLKLSCSDTSLNELAIFTVGVAVIVLPLVCILISYGRIGATILKVPSTKGICKALSTCGSHLSVVLLFYGTIIGLYTLPSSSTSNDKNIIASVMYTVVTPMLNPFIYSLRNRDMKRALRRLSRREIFLSK; from the coding sequence ATGAGGAGGGAGAACCAGAGCAGCATTTCTGAattcctcctcctggggctccCCATCCGGCCAGAGCAGCAGGGTATATTCTTCGCCCTGTTCCTGGGTGTGTACCTGACTACAGTGTTGGGCAACCTGCTCATCGTCCTGCTCATCAGGCTGGACcctcacctccacacccccatgtacttcttcctcagccaCTTGGCCCTCACTGACATCTCCTTCTCATCTGTCACCGTCCCTAAGATGCTCATGAACATGCAGACTCAGCATCAATCCATCTCCTATGTAGGGTGTGTAACACAGacatatttcttcctcttttttactGATCTGGATGATTTCCTGCTCACCTCAATGGCCTATGATAGGtacgtggccatctgccaccctctCCACTACTCCACCACCTTGGGACAGGGGCTGTGCATCTTACTAGTAACTGTGTCCTGGATTCTCTCCTGTGCCAGCGCCCTATGTCACACCCTCCTCCTGACCCAGGTGTCCTTTTGTGCTGACCACACTATCCCCCATTTCTTCTGTGACCTTGATGCCCTGCTGAAGCTCTCCTGCTCAGACACATCCCTCAATGAGCTGGCCATTTTCACAGTAGGAGTGGCCGTCATTGTCCTCCCACTAGTGTGCATCCTGATCTCATATGGCCGCATTGGGGCCACCATCCTGAAGGTCCCTTCCACCAAGGGGATCTGCAAAGCATTGTCCACATGTGGCTCCCACCTCTCTGTGGTTCTCCTATTTTATGGAACAATTATTGGACTTTATACTTTACCCTCATCCAGCACCTCTAATGACAAGAACATAATAGCTTCAGTGATGTACACAGTGGTCACACCCATGCTGAACCCTTTCATCTACAGTCTGAGGAACAGAGATATGAAGAGGGCTCTCAGGAGACTTTCCAGGAGGGAGATCTTCCTCTCTAAGTAG
- the LOC122442510 gene encoding olfactory receptor 50-like, with protein sequence MGRENQSHLSEFLLLGLPIRPEQQGVFFALFLGMYLTTVLGNLLILLVIRLDPHLHTPMYFFLSHLAFTDITFSSVTTPKMLMNMQTQSQSISYAGCISQVYFFLMLGCLNSFLLTSVAYDRYVAICHPLHYITIMSQSLCFLLVIVSWILSSVSAILHTLLLARLSFCGDNLLPHFFCDLDTLLKLSTSDTTVNELFILTVGVVVITLPFACILVSYGCIGATILRVPSTKGLYKALSTCGSHLSVVVLYYGTIIGLYFFPSSNYSNDKDVIVAILYTLITPMLNPFIYSLRNKDMKGALGNILSRGTFS encoded by the coding sequence ATGGGGAGGGAAAATCAGAGCCACTTGTCTGAgttcctcctcctggggctccCCATCCGGCCAGAGCAGCAGGGTGTGTTCTTTGCCCTGTTCTTGGGCATGTACCTGACCACAGTGCTGGGCAACCTGCTCATCCTCCTGGTCATCAGGCTGGACcctcacctccacacccccatgtacttcttcctcagccaCTTGGCCTTCACTGATATCACTTTTTCATCAGTCACAACTCCAAAGATGCTCATGAATATGCAGACACAGAGTCAATCCATCTCGTATGCTGGGTGCATTTCTCAGGTGTATTTCTTCTTAATGCTTGGATGTCTTAACAGCTTTCTTCTCACCTCAGTGGCCTACGACAGGTACGTGGCCATCTGTCACCCCCTCCACTACATCACAATTATGAGTCAGAGCCTGTGTTTCCTGTTAGTAATTGTGTCCTGGATCCTATCCTCTGTTAGTGCCATCTTACACACCCTCCTCCTGGCCCGTCTCTCTTTCTGTGGAGACAACCTTCTCCCTCACTTCTTCTGTGACCTTGACACTTTACTTAAACTGTCCACCTCAGATACCACAGTCAATGAGCTGTTTATCCTCACTGTGGGAGTGGTGGTCATTACCCTGCCATTTGCATGCATACTGGTCTCTTATGGTTGCATTGGGGCCACCATCCTTAGGGTCCCCTCCACCAAGGGACTCTACAAAGCCTTGTCTACATGTGGGTCCCACCTCTCTGTGGTGGTTCTGTACTATGGAACAATTATTGGACTGTACTTTTTTCCCTCATCTAATTACTCCAATGACAAGGATGTTATTGTGGCCATATTGTACACTCTGATCACTCCCATGCTAAATCCTTTTATCTACAGTCTGAGAAATAAGGATATGAAAGGCGCTCTGGGAAATATACTTAGTAGAGGAACATTTTCATAA